A region of Ammoniphilus sp. CFH 90114 DNA encodes the following proteins:
- a CDS encoding ubiquitin-like small modifier protein 1, with protein sequence MIIKVFANFREICGDKTVEVESHEGDTVIQILEALIKKYPAYEDEVFTPERTLKPFVHVFINGRNIIHENGLQTVVKPDDQFALFPPVAGG encoded by the coding sequence ATGATCATCAAGGTATTTGCCAATTTCCGAGAAATCTGTGGAGATAAGACGGTTGAAGTTGAGAGCCATGAAGGGGATACAGTCATTCAAATTCTAGAGGCTCTTATTAAAAAGTACCCAGCTTACGAAGATGAGGTGTTCACCCCTGAGAGAACGCTTAAGCCTTTCGTTCATGTATTCATAAATGGAAGAAATATCATTCATGAAAATGGACTTCAGACCGTAGTTAAACCAGATGACCAATTTGCCTTATTCCCACCGGTTGCAGGTGGGTAA
- the glp gene encoding gephyrin-like molybdotransferase Glp: MKFFNVKTVHETLSIIRDHYQPFKSPVRVSLQDALGRVLAEDIRSTENVPPFARSTVDGFAVKARDTYGATESLPAFLDITGRIDMGKAADRQLEEGQAQYIPTGGMLPPGADSIVMIEHVEELGELLNVYKQVAPGENIVQAGDDVRVGALVMEAGRRLRPQDLGVLSSIGQTEILVYPKPVVGILSTGDEIVPPEKKELAPGEVRDINGVTIGAAAAEYGADVIYAGIVADDYEEFLQRAQELFEKVDFMLLSGGSSVGTRDFTVQVLEALGEPGVLVHGVSIKPGKPTILAKAKEKPIMGLPGHPASAMIIFDLFGLPILEQIEGYKRVTPDTRLEARISRNIPSAVGRTDYVRVRLEERLDGLWAVPVFGKSGLISTMADSHGIVEITANKEGVLEGQYVRVKLFN; encoded by the coding sequence ATGAAATTTTTTAACGTAAAAACGGTTCATGAGACTCTCTCAATAATTCGTGATCACTACCAACCTTTTAAGTCACCGGTGCGGGTCTCTCTACAAGATGCTTTAGGCAGAGTCCTGGCGGAAGATATACGTTCTACGGAGAATGTTCCTCCTTTTGCCCGTTCTACGGTAGATGGGTTTGCCGTTAAGGCTAGAGATACGTATGGGGCAACAGAGTCCCTTCCTGCTTTTCTTGATATCACCGGGCGCATTGATATGGGGAAGGCGGCGGACCGGCAACTTGAAGAGGGTCAAGCTCAGTACATCCCTACAGGAGGCATGTTGCCACCTGGGGCAGATAGTATTGTGATGATAGAGCATGTAGAAGAATTAGGTGAATTATTGAATGTGTATAAGCAAGTTGCACCAGGCGAAAATATTGTTCAAGCTGGTGATGATGTACGAGTGGGCGCTCTCGTGATGGAAGCAGGACGTCGTTTAAGGCCACAGGATTTAGGGGTACTATCCTCCATTGGCCAAACGGAAATCCTGGTCTACCCAAAGCCGGTGGTTGGCATTTTGTCTACGGGAGATGAAATTGTTCCCCCAGAAAAGAAAGAGCTAGCTCCAGGAGAGGTTCGCGATATTAATGGAGTGACTATAGGTGCGGCTGCTGCAGAATACGGAGCGGATGTGATTTATGCAGGCATCGTTGCGGATGATTATGAGGAATTTTTACAGCGTGCCCAAGAACTTTTTGAAAAAGTGGACTTTATGCTTCTTTCTGGAGGAAGTTCCGTTGGGACTCGCGACTTTACCGTGCAAGTGCTTGAAGCTTTAGGGGAGCCAGGGGTATTAGTTCATGGCGTATCCATTAAGCCTGGCAAGCCGACGATTCTAGCTAAGGCTAAAGAAAAACCGATCATGGGATTGCCTGGTCACCCGGCCTCAGCCATGATTATCTTTGACCTATTTGGCCTTCCCATTTTAGAACAGATAGAGGGGTATAAGCGGGTAACCCCCGATACGAGATTAGAGGCTCGGATTTCACGCAATATTCCATCAGCTGTGGGGCGAACCGATTACGTCCGAGTCCGATTAGAAGAGCGTCTGGATGGTTTATGGGCGGTTCCGGTATTCGGAAAGTCTGGTTTGATCTCTACCATGGCGGACAGTCACGGAATTGTGGAAATCACAGCCAATAAAGAAGGGGTATTAGAAGGACAGTACGTTAGAGTGAAGCTGTTCAACTAA
- a CDS encoding molybdopterin biosynthesis protein has product MRKIYLEDTPLDEAQRDILHRAMFEKKIEWIPTQKALGRVTAQGIFAKVSMPNYHASAMDGIAVKAEKTYTANELNPVRLVRHEDYVIVDTGDPIPPGFDAVIMIENVHQIDEDTLEILDAAAPWQHIRPIGEDVVIGEMIVPAYHKLRAVDLGALLAGGNVVVPVLAKPRVAIIPTGTELIPPSEEVKLGEIIEFNGTVFSAYLEEWGAEPVYRGIVKDDYEQIKAAVLEAVKESDMVLLNAGSSAGTEDYTYHVVAELGEVLTHGVATRPGKPVVIGMIQGTPIIGLPGYPVSAYLNLEWFARPLVHHYYGLQEVSRPKLKAKMGRRVVSVMGAEDFVRMTIGCIDGQYVANPLTRAAGVTMSMVRADGLLRIPPGNLGFEQGDEAEIELYRPVEQINQTVVVTGSHDLSVDVLHSLLRKTYPNQFLVSSHVGSMGGIMAIQKGEAHMAGVHLFDESTGTYNVPFIEKYLRDKEAVLVNLVYREQGWIVPKGNPLGIEKVGQLTQSGVTYINRQRGAGTRLLFDYLLKQDQVQRDQIYGYDREAISHLSVAAAVAGGTADAGLGIYSAAQAMGLDFVPVAEERYDLLISRSYYESEEGKKMLELISSSSFKEEVEALGGYSCRDTGKVMYQNYND; this is encoded by the coding sequence ATGCGTAAAATATACTTAGAAGATACGCCGCTTGACGAAGCGCAGCGTGATATTCTTCATAGAGCGATGTTTGAAAAAAAGATAGAATGGATTCCAACGCAAAAAGCTTTAGGGCGGGTAACGGCACAAGGAATCTTTGCAAAAGTTTCAATGCCCAATTATCACGCTTCTGCCATGGACGGGATAGCGGTAAAAGCAGAAAAAACCTACACAGCTAACGAGCTGAATCCTGTTCGCCTTGTACGTCATGAGGACTATGTAATCGTTGATACGGGAGATCCCATTCCACCCGGATTTGATGCGGTTATTATGATAGAAAACGTCCATCAAATTGATGAGGATACCCTCGAAATCTTAGATGCCGCTGCGCCTTGGCAGCATATTCGCCCTATTGGTGAGGATGTGGTGATCGGCGAGATGATTGTTCCTGCTTATCACAAGCTTCGTGCGGTAGATCTGGGGGCATTGCTCGCTGGAGGAAATGTTGTTGTTCCCGTTTTGGCCAAGCCGAGGGTAGCTATCATTCCCACAGGAACGGAATTGATCCCTCCTTCTGAAGAGGTGAAGCTGGGGGAAATCATAGAATTTAACGGGACGGTATTTTCGGCCTATCTTGAAGAGTGGGGAGCTGAACCCGTATACCGTGGGATTGTAAAGGACGATTATGAGCAGATCAAAGCAGCGGTGCTAGAGGCGGTGAAGGAGTCCGATATGGTCTTGCTGAATGCAGGCTCGTCTGCTGGGACCGAAGATTATACGTATCATGTAGTCGCTGAACTAGGTGAAGTATTGACACACGGGGTAGCGACAAGACCAGGTAAACCCGTTGTGATCGGAATGATACAAGGAACACCGATTATCGGTTTGCCAGGGTATCCTGTTTCTGCCTATTTGAATCTAGAGTGGTTCGCACGTCCTTTAGTCCACCATTATTACGGGCTGCAAGAAGTGAGCCGACCAAAGCTAAAGGCGAAGATGGGTCGCCGCGTGGTGTCGGTTATGGGAGCGGAAGATTTTGTCCGCATGACGATTGGCTGTATTGATGGGCAGTATGTGGCTAATCCTTTAACCCGAGCGGCGGGTGTGACGATGTCTATGGTTAGAGCGGATGGCCTCTTGAGAATTCCTCCAGGAAACCTTGGGTTTGAGCAAGGGGATGAAGCAGAGATTGAACTCTATCGACCTGTTGAGCAGATTAATCAAACGGTGGTTGTCACAGGAAGTCATGACCTATCGGTAGATGTATTGCATTCCTTGCTGCGTAAAACTTACCCTAACCAATTTTTGGTTTCTTCTCATGTGGGAAGTATGGGAGGTATCATGGCGATCCAGAAGGGTGAGGCTCATATGGCCGGCGTACACCTATTCGATGAGAGCACCGGAACTTACAACGTTCCGTTTATCGAGAAATATCTAAGGGATAAAGAGGCTGTCTTGGTTAACCTTGTCTATCGGGAGCAGGGCTGGATCGTTCCGAAGGGAAATCCACTAGGAATCGAGAAGGTAGGCCAGCTAACCCAGTCGGGCGTTACGTATATTAATCGTCAAAGAGGCGCAGGTACGAGATTACTGTTTGACTATCTTCTTAAACAGGATCAGGTCCAAAGGGATCAAATTTACGGATATGACCGAGAGGCAATCTCTCACTTAAGCGTAGCCGCAGCGGTGGCTGGGGGCACGGCAGATGCAGGACTTGGAATCTACTCTGCTGCGCAGGCCATGGGACTTGATTTTGTCCCCGTTGCAGAAGAACGCTATGATCTCTTGATTAGCCGAAGCTATTACGAGAGTGAAGAAGGCAAGAAAATGCTAGAGCTAATCAGCTCTTCTTCGTTCAAAGAAGAAGTGGAAGCCCTTGGCGGATATTCTTGCCGCGACACCGGAAAGGTGATGTACCAAAATTACAACGACTAA
- the moaA gene encoding GTP 3',8-cyclase MoaA, with the protein MSKPNLHAIDSHQRPLRDLRISVTDRCNFRCQYCMPAEIFGPDFKFLPKEKLLSFEELTRLTRIFTSLGVEKIRITGGEPLMRTDLPLLIDMLTQVEGVRDIAMTTNGSLLKRHAKSLKKAGLNRVTISLDSLDEERFGKMNGRGFKVADVLEGIEAAAEEGMKIKINMVVQKGVNDEDILPMAQYFYDKGHILRFIEFMDVGNTNGWKLDQVVPNREIVRRIHQELPLEPVDPNYYGETASRYRYVGTDKEIGLISSVTQAFCSTCTRARLSAEGSIYTCLFASEGHDLRKVIRSGATDEEIRQFIEDVWSARTDRYSEERLKNTKGLKKRTKVEMSHIGG; encoded by the coding sequence ATGTCCAAACCTAACTTACATGCGATCGATTCTCATCAGCGTCCACTCCGCGACTTGCGCATTTCCGTAACCGATCGCTGTAACTTTCGCTGTCAATACTGCATGCCAGCTGAAATTTTTGGACCAGATTTTAAATTCTTACCAAAAGAAAAGCTTCTCAGCTTCGAAGAATTAACTCGGTTGACGAGGATCTTTACGTCCTTAGGTGTAGAGAAGATCCGAATTACGGGTGGAGAGCCGCTCATGCGCACCGATCTGCCTTTACTCATCGACATGCTTACCCAAGTAGAAGGGGTTCGAGATATCGCGATGACGACGAATGGCTCCTTGTTGAAGCGGCATGCTAAAAGCCTCAAAAAGGCAGGCTTGAACCGCGTGACCATTAGTTTGGACAGTTTGGATGAAGAACGTTTTGGCAAGATGAATGGAAGAGGTTTTAAAGTAGCCGATGTATTGGAAGGTATTGAGGCGGCAGCTGAAGAAGGCATGAAAATCAAGATTAACATGGTCGTGCAAAAGGGAGTCAATGACGAGGATATTCTTCCGATGGCTCAATATTTTTATGACAAAGGTCATATCCTTCGTTTCATCGAATTCATGGATGTGGGCAATACCAATGGCTGGAAGCTTGATCAAGTGGTTCCTAATCGTGAGATCGTTCGCCGAATCCATCAGGAGCTGCCACTTGAACCTGTCGACCCGAATTACTATGGGGAGACGGCTTCGCGCTATCGCTACGTAGGGACGGATAAGGAAATTGGATTGATCTCATCTGTTACGCAAGCGTTTTGCTCTACCTGTACCAGAGCTCGACTCTCGGCGGAAGGTAGTATCTACACTTGTTTATTTGCTTCCGAGGGGCATGACTTACGCAAGGTCATTCGTTCAGGGGCAACGGACGAAGAGATACGCCAGTTTATCGAAGATGTTTGGTCTGCTAGAACGGATCGCTACTCAGAGGAAAGACTGAAAAACACCAAAGGTTTAAAAAAACGAACCAAAGTAGAAATGTCCCATATTGGCGGGTAA
- a CDS encoding DUF1294 domain-containing protein, which translates to MKWLLLYVLLINLLTYFLYAQDKGRARKKEWRTPESRLLVFASIGGAFGAWRGMKDYYHKINKTRFRVLIPLFLALQLGVLIYLVDYKILLLAILLHAVIFWILRKMRR; encoded by the coding sequence ATGAAGTGGCTTCTTCTCTATGTTCTACTCATAAACCTACTAACTTACTTTCTCTATGCTCAGGATAAGGGCCGAGCTCGCAAGAAAGAATGGCGTACGCCGGAGAGCCGATTGCTAGTCTTTGCTTCTATTGGTGGGGCGTTCGGGGCATGGCGAGGGATGAAGGACTACTATCATAAAATTAATAAGACTAGGTTTCGTGTCCTCATTCCTCTTTTTCTAGCTTTACAACTAGGAGTGCTAATTTATCTAGTCGACTATAAGATCCTCTTGCTAGCTATCCTTTTGCACGCTGTGATATTTTGGATTTTAAGAAAAATGAGGAGATGA
- the tenI gene encoding thiazole tautomerase TenI has translation MPIPELHVISNGKQPLDQFADIAALVHPVVSALHLREKAKTARELHEWIECLVERGVPTDKIYLNDRVDVAWSTRIRGVQLAYHSLDPVQVKPFFPTLRIGRSVHSAAEAVAMEEQGADYLLFGHIFATGSKPGLEARGLEALARVVDSVQIPVIAIGGIGPDQVKDVMETGAAGIAVMSGIVEAKDPLDVAMHYSEALLQGGSKNGIGL, from the coding sequence ATGCCAATACCTGAGTTGCATGTAATCAGTAATGGTAAACAACCGCTAGATCAGTTTGCTGATATCGCTGCTCTTGTTCATCCTGTTGTATCGGCCCTGCACTTGAGGGAGAAGGCGAAGACAGCTCGGGAACTCCATGAATGGATCGAGTGTCTAGTAGAAAGGGGAGTACCAACCGATAAAATCTACTTGAATGATCGAGTGGATGTGGCTTGGTCTACTAGGATAAGGGGAGTGCAATTAGCCTATCACAGCTTAGATCCTGTGCAGGTGAAACCATTCTTCCCTACTTTAAGGATTGGTCGATCGGTTCATTCCGCAGCCGAAGCCGTGGCGATGGAGGAACAGGGAGCGGATTATCTCTTGTTTGGACATATCTTTGCTACAGGTTCTAAGCCAGGGCTTGAGGCCAGAGGGTTGGAAGCTTTAGCTAGAGTGGTAGATTCTGTCCAAATTCCTGTTATTGCTATTGGAGGAATTGGTCCTGATCAAGTAAAAGACGTCATGGAAACAGGGGCGGCTGGCATTGCGGTTATGTCTGGAATCGTGGAGGCTAAGGACCCGCTGGATGTTGCCATGCACTACAGCGAAGCATTACTTCAAGGGGGAAGCAAAAATGGGATTGGTTTATGA
- the thiO gene encoding glycine oxidase ThiO translates to MGLVYDVAIIGGGVIGGSIAFQLAKRGKKVIVLEKGRLAEQASGAAAGMLAAQGELEKETGPLFKLAVQSRAMFPHLAEELRELSGIDISLINRGMLKIATSQEQVHELKEVMTCQLQAGQEAEWLTGEQVRAREPGLSEVILGAMYIPNDGQVLAPELSLAFLKSAAVLGAELREYTEVKSLLVERGEVKGVVTHGETIRSEQVVVATGAWSGSWLGQGNEPATVYPVKGECLSVLTTRPLLRTTVFSHGCYLVPKRGGRLVIGATMKEHTYDRKVSIEGISTLMERAKRLLPAIAEAEFEKAWAGTRPQTRDGLPILGEHPEWKGVYLAAGHYRNGILLSPVTGVVIADLMEGKDVGGIKPFQAARGLTV, encoded by the coding sequence ATGGGATTGGTTTATGATGTAGCCATTATTGGCGGTGGAGTCATAGGGGGATCCATTGCCTTTCAATTAGCGAAGCGTGGGAAGAAGGTTATTGTCCTGGAGAAAGGAAGACTGGCTGAGCAAGCTTCTGGAGCGGCGGCAGGAATGTTGGCAGCACAAGGGGAGTTGGAGAAAGAAACCGGCCCATTGTTCAAGTTAGCCGTTCAGAGTAGGGCGATGTTTCCACACTTGGCAGAAGAGTTAAGAGAACTATCTGGTATCGATATTAGCTTAATTAATCGTGGGATGCTGAAGATTGCCACGTCACAGGAACAAGTACATGAACTAAAAGAAGTGATGACTTGTCAGCTTCAAGCAGGCCAAGAGGCCGAGTGGCTGACAGGGGAGCAGGTTAGAGCTCGCGAACCCGGGTTATCCGAAGTGATCCTAGGTGCTATGTATATTCCCAATGACGGACAGGTCTTAGCTCCGGAGCTCTCCCTTGCCTTTCTAAAGTCTGCTGCTGTATTGGGAGCCGAGCTGCGGGAGTATACCGAAGTAAAGTCCCTTCTTGTTGAGAGAGGAGAAGTGAAGGGTGTTGTCACCCATGGTGAGACCATTCGCAGCGAGCAAGTGGTCGTCGCGACAGGAGCTTGGAGCGGATCATGGCTAGGTCAAGGAAACGAACCTGCTACTGTCTATCCCGTAAAAGGAGAATGCTTATCCGTTCTGACCACACGTCCGTTACTACGAACTACGGTATTCTCTCACGGATGTTACTTGGTTCCAAAGAGAGGCGGAAGGCTCGTAATTGGGGCAACCATGAAGGAGCACACGTACGATCGCAAGGTTTCCATTGAAGGTATATCCACCCTCATGGAACGAGCGAAGCGCCTACTTCCGGCAATTGCTGAAGCAGAGTTCGAGAAGGCCTGGGCGGGCACCCGTCCGCAGACCCGGGATGGACTTCCCATTCTTGGAGAGCATCCCGAGTGGAAGGGAGTTTATCTGGCGGCAGGTCACTATCGCAATGGAATCTTACTGAGCCCGGTGACAGGGGTTGTTATTGCCGATTTAATGGAAGGAAAAGATGTGGGGGGAATCAAGCCCTTCCAAGCAGCCAGAGGATTAACGGTTTAA
- the thiS gene encoding sulfur carrier protein ThiS, translating into MKLHINGEEIQVPDAVSYVTDLIQHFGLENKVLIIELNTNILQKEEHARTQLSDGDRVEIVHFVGGG; encoded by the coding sequence TTGAAGCTTCATATTAATGGAGAAGAAATTCAAGTTCCAGATGCGGTTTCTTATGTAACAGATTTGATCCAGCATTTTGGTTTGGAAAATAAGGTGTTAATTATCGAACTCAACACGAACATTTTGCAAAAAGAGGAACACGCCCGCACGCAGTTGAGTGATGGTGATCGAGTAGAAATCGTACATTTTGTAGGAGGCGGATGA
- a CDS encoding thiazole synthase yields MLKIGSYEFRSRLLLGTGKFPNFEIQKEAVDVSETQILTFAVRRMNIFEPSQPNFLEMLDVKNFTLLPNTAGASTAEEAVRIARLAKASGLCDMIKVEVIGCPKTLLPDPVETLKASEILLNEGFTVLPYTSDDVLLAKRLQDLGVHAIMPGASPIGSGQGIINPLNLSFIIEQSTVPVIVDAGIGSPSDAAIAMEMGADGVLLNTAVSGAKDPVKMARAMKLAIEAGRMGYEAGRIPKKRYATASSPQEGMSTV; encoded by the coding sequence ATGTTAAAAATAGGATCATATGAGTTTCGTTCGAGATTATTGTTAGGAACAGGGAAGTTCCCTAATTTTGAAATCCAAAAAGAAGCAGTAGATGTATCAGAAACGCAAATCCTTACGTTTGCCGTGAGACGCATGAATATCTTTGAACCAAGCCAGCCTAACTTTTTAGAAATGTTAGATGTGAAGAATTTCACCTTGCTTCCGAATACAGCAGGAGCGTCAACAGCTGAAGAAGCGGTAAGAATTGCGAGATTAGCGAAGGCTTCTGGTTTATGTGACATGATTAAGGTAGAAGTCATTGGCTGCCCTAAGACTCTATTGCCAGATCCAGTAGAAACTTTAAAGGCTTCCGAGATTCTATTAAATGAAGGTTTTACCGTTCTACCTTATACCTCAGACGACGTGTTGTTGGCTAAGAGATTGCAAGATTTGGGTGTTCACGCGATTATGCCGGGAGCTTCCCCGATCGGCTCGGGTCAGGGAATTATTAACCCGCTGAATCTAAGCTTTATCATAGAACAATCGACTGTACCTGTTATTGTGGATGCAGGAATCGGTTCCCCTTCCGATGCAGCGATTGCCATGGAGATGGGGGCAGATGGTGTTCTATTGAATACAGCTGTTTCTGGGGCAAAGGATCCAGTCAAGATGGCGCGTGCCATGAAGCTCGCAATCGAAGCGGGACGCATGGGCTATGAAGCGGGACGCATTCCGAAGAAGCGCTATGCCACAGCAAGCAGCCCGCAAGAAGGGATGAGCACGGTGTGA
- a CDS encoding thiazole biosynthesis adenylyltransferase ThiF, which yields MSDRYSRQELFPSIGKEGQVKLAQKHALVLGAGALGTGNAEALVRSGVGKVTIVDRDYVEWSNLQRQQLYTEADARDRIPKAIAAEKRLKSINSEVEIRAIVADVTTEEIHDLVSGVDIILDATDNFDTRLLLNDASQKYRIPWIYGACVGSYGLTYTVVPGVTPCLSCLLESVPLGGATCDTVGIISPAVQMVVAYQVAEALKILVGDLDALRGTLLSFDLWKNQHASIRVDRVKKPGCPSCGEAPAYPYLDASNHTKTAVLCGRETVQIRPVTRMNRNLDELAASLAGHGKVEKNPYLVSLTIGEHRLAIFQDGRVLVHGTKDITEAKSLYHRFLG from the coding sequence GTGAGTGATCGTTACTCCAGACAAGAATTATTTCCATCGATAGGCAAGGAGGGCCAAGTGAAGCTGGCCCAAAAACATGCTCTCGTCCTTGGAGCGGGAGCTCTCGGTACCGGGAATGCGGAGGCCTTGGTTCGCTCCGGAGTGGGGAAAGTAACCATTGTGGACCGCGATTATGTGGAGTGGAGTAATCTTCAGCGACAGCAACTTTATACCGAAGCAGATGCACGGGATCGCATCCCGAAGGCCATTGCTGCTGAAAAACGTCTCAAGAGCATTAATTCAGAAGTTGAAATTCGTGCCATAGTGGCGGATGTGACGACAGAAGAAATTCATGATCTCGTGAGTGGAGTTGACATCATTTTAGATGCGACAGACAACTTCGACACGCGTCTGCTGTTGAATGATGCTTCTCAGAAATACAGGATTCCATGGATTTACGGTGCTTGCGTAGGAAGCTATGGCTTGACGTATACCGTTGTTCCTGGTGTAACCCCATGTCTAAGTTGCTTGCTAGAATCCGTGCCATTAGGTGGAGCGACTTGTGATACCGTCGGTATCATTAGCCCTGCCGTGCAGATGGTGGTGGCTTATCAAGTGGCAGAGGCCTTAAAGATCCTAGTGGGAGATTTGGATGCTTTGCGAGGGACGCTGCTTTCGTTTGACTTATGGAAGAATCAGCATGCTTCCATTCGAGTTGATCGAGTGAAGAAGCCAGGCTGTCCGTCTTGTGGGGAAGCGCCTGCTTATCCTTATCTGGACGCATCCAATCATACGAAGACAGCCGTCTTGTGTGGGCGAGAAACGGTTCAGATCCGTCCTGTAACTCGGATGAATCGAAACTTGGATGAATTAGCAGCCTCTCTTGCAGGACACGGAAAAGTAGAAAAGAATCCTTATCTCGTGTCCTTAACGATTGGAGAACATCGTTTGGCTATTTTTCAGGATGGGCGTGTTCTGGTCCATGGAACCAAAGACATTACCGAGGCGAAGAGCCTTTATCATCGATTTTTAGGTTAA
- a CDS encoding long-chain fatty acid--CoA ligase, translated as MKYETLKHQAREFILSDSATEEEFNQWALTLFAYQYENNAPFRKYCRKRRVSPSTVTYYWQIPAVPIGAFKEAALSCCPPEEAQAVFMTSGTTNPEKKGKNYHQDLEIWDLSMKKQFKNYILPDVDKIRMAILFPTEQELPNSSLAHYLHLGLESFGLEGSEYMFSEQGMETEKLTSFLRKAEVEGDPILVIGATFSFIHYLDECRAKGMGFQLPKGSRIMDTGGAKGRSREMDPEELRGQLCDLFGVPPYGCINMYGMSELSSQFYDAHYRDHILQNPTVSSYKKAPHWVRTVMVDPATMERKASGEKGIIIHYDLANLNSVLAIMTEDVGVSMEDGSFLLLGRAAGAEAKGCSLAVEQFVASKSESKA; from the coding sequence ATGAAGTATGAAACGTTGAAGCACCAAGCCCGTGAATTTATTCTTAGCGACTCAGCGACGGAAGAAGAATTCAACCAATGGGCTCTTACCTTGTTTGCCTATCAATACGAAAACAATGCCCCCTTTCGAAAGTATTGCAGGAAACGAAGAGTCTCCCCTTCGACTGTGACTTATTATTGGCAGATCCCAGCAGTACCGATCGGAGCTTTTAAAGAAGCCGCTCTATCCTGCTGTCCTCCTGAAGAGGCTCAAGCTGTCTTTATGACGAGTGGTACGACCAACCCGGAGAAAAAAGGAAAAAATTATCATCAGGATCTTGAGATTTGGGACTTATCCATGAAGAAACAGTTCAAAAATTATATTCTACCCGATGTAGATAAGATCAGAATGGCGATCCTATTCCCAACCGAGCAAGAACTTCCTAACTCATCACTTGCTCACTATCTTCATTTAGGACTGGAGTCTTTTGGATTAGAAGGCAGCGAGTACATGTTCTCCGAACAAGGGATGGAAACGGAAAAATTGACGAGCTTCTTGAGAAAAGCAGAAGTAGAAGGCGATCCGATTCTCGTGATTGGAGCTACTTTTTCATTCATTCACTATCTTGATGAATGCCGCGCTAAAGGAATGGGATTTCAACTTCCAAAAGGAAGTCGAATCATGGACACAGGGGGAGCGAAAGGGCGATCCAGAGAAATGGATCCAGAGGAATTAAGAGGGCAATTATGCGACCTTTTTGGCGTACCACCTTATGGTTGCATTAACATGTACGGCATGAGCGAATTAAGCTCCCAGTTTTATGACGCTCATTACCGTGATCATATTCTTCAAAACCCAACAGTCAGCTCGTACAAGAAAGCTCCTCATTGGGTGCGGACCGTCATGGTAGACCCGGCTACCATGGAGCGAAAGGCCAGCGGAGAAAAAGGGATTATTATTCATTATGACTTGGCTAATCTTAACTCTGTTCTTGCTATTATGACCGAAGATGTAGGGGTTTCGATGGAAGACGGGAGTTTTCTATTGCTCGGTCGTGCGGCGGGTGCTGAAGCAAAAGGCTGCTCGTTAGCTGTTGAACAGTTTGTGGCCTCAAAAAGTGAGAGTAAGGCATGA